The DNA region GCGGACAAGAGCTTCTTCCCCGGCTCCTCCAACCCCACCACGCCGACCAACCCGCCGGCCCCCACCCCGACGAAGCCGACCCTGTCGGTCAGCGACGTCTCGGTGACCGAGCCGACCGGCAAGACCACCGGCATCGCGCCGGGCTTCCTTCACACCGAAGGCGGCCAGATCATGGACAGCAGCGGCAAGGCCGTGAAGCTGACCGGCGTGAACTGGTTCGGGGCCGAGGGCTACGCCTTCGCGCCGCAGGGGCTGTGGATGGACAGCTACCAGAGCCACATGAACCAGATGAAGGATCTGGGCTTCAACACCATCCGCCTGCCCTACTCCGACGCGATGCTCGACAACGGCCGTATGCCGACCGGCATCGACTATTCGAAGAACCCCGACCTGCGCGGCAAGACCTCGCTGGAGGTCTTCGACAAGATCATCGACTACGCCGACAAGATCGGCATGAAGATCATCCTCGACCACCACCGCTCCGGCGATGGCGCGTCGGCCAACGAGAACGGGCTCTGGTACACCAGCCAGTACCCGGAATCGAAGATGATCGAAAACTGGAAGATGCTGGCGACCCGTTACAAGGGCAACGACGCCGTCATCGGCGCCGACCTGCACAACGAGCCGCACAACCCGGCGACTTGGGGCGACGGCGGTCCCAACGACTGGGCCCGCGCCGCGGAGCGCATCGGCAACGCCATCCAGTCGGTCAACAAGGACTGGCTGCTGATCGTCGAAGGCATCGAGACCTATCAGAACCAGTGGTACTGGTGGGGCGGCAACCTGCTGGGCGAGAAGAACTACGAGGTCAAGTTCAACACGCCGGACAAGCTGGTCTATTCGGTCCACGATTACGGCCCGTCGCTCTACATGATGGACTGGTTCAAGGACGCCAACTTCCCGAACAACATGCCGGCGAAGTGGAACCAGATGTGGGGCCACTTCATCCAGAACGACGAGACCCCGATCCTGGTCGGCGAGTTCGGCAGCCGCATGGAGACCGCCATCGACAAGGCCTGGATGCCCAAGCTGATCCAGTACATGAACGGCGACTGGAACGGCGACGGCAAGATCGACCTCGCCGCGGGCGACCAGGGGGCGAGCTGGACCTACTGGGCCTGGAGCCCCGGTTCGGGCGACACCGGCGGCATCATGAACGACAGCTGGCAGGTGGACTACAACAAGTACAACGCCATCAAGTCCGGCCTGTACAGCAGCACCGCCGCCAGCCCGGTCACCACCGACGCGGTGTTCACGGTGAAGCTGTCCCAGGCCTACAGCCAGACGGTGACGGTGGACTACGCCACGGCGGACGGCACGGCC from Azospirillum brasilense includes:
- a CDS encoding cellulase family glycosylhydrolase; protein product: MATTTTGLVDTTFVVNASGQAAGGIWPQFRLLLDGVNLGQATVSSTSDGRYTFKAQVAPDQAHKLQIVYFNDGYVNGQDRNLLVKSLEVNGKSVASTSSLVSYDRGASDGKDVIPGQEGMWWDGSLDFALTKDYFPVPTPPAPAGNTQVILNLQGNAAGGVNAHFNLLIDGKKVGEGVAGTSAKDYAFSINATADQAHKVQIQYDNDATVNGQDRNLLVNKITINGKSVMPTDSNVTYDKGALDGKDVVKGQSGMWWNGTLVVDADKSFFPGSSNPTTPTNPPAPTPTKPTLSVSDVSVTEPTGKTTGIAPGFLHTEGGQIMDSSGKAVKLTGVNWFGAEGYAFAPQGLWMDSYQSHMNQMKDLGFNTIRLPYSDAMLDNGRMPTGIDYSKNPDLRGKTSLEVFDKIIDYADKIGMKIILDHHRSGDGASANENGLWYTSQYPESKMIENWKMLATRYKGNDAVIGADLHNEPHNPATWGDGGPNDWARAAERIGNAIQSVNKDWLLIVEGIETYQNQWYWWGGNLLGEKNYEVKFNTPDKLVYSVHDYGPSLYMMDWFKDANFPNNMPAKWNQMWGHFIQNDETPILVGEFGSRMETAIDKAWMPKLIQYMNGDWNGDGKIDLAAGDQGASWTYWAWSPGSGDTGGIMNDSWQVDYNKYNAIKSGLYSSTAASPVTTDAVFTVKLSQAYSQTVTVDYATADGTAKAGSDYLATSGKLTFAAGETTKTVAVKVLSDDVTEGIENFSLKLSNPTQATIADGTGVGTINPPGTAQALSADLLAHSLAQDTATVQSVGVQSALDLSSVDFSHMMTVDAVNLMLEHQAA